A part of Acropora palmata chromosome 8, jaAcrPala1.3, whole genome shotgun sequence genomic DNA contains:
- the LOC141889790 gene encoding uncharacterized protein LOC141889790, whose product MYESFDLDEMEDEECVAEFRVRKRHIPLLGEVLQIEVVICNQRSIADGTEALCMLLKRLAYPVHYSDMVPRFARPVPVLSMITNEVLDHVYRTHQHRICQWYPEVMNPLALQRYADAVANKGAPLQNCFGFIDGTVRPIARPDTNQRILYKGHKRVNAIKFQSVTLPNSIIGHLYGPTEGRCHDAGMLHDSQLYQSLEKFAFNPLGQPMCLYRDHTYPLRLHLKKPYRNVALTPAM is encoded by the exons ATGTACGAATCATTTGACCTCGATGAAATGGAAGATGAAGAATGTGTAGCTGAGTTTAGAGTTCGAAAAAGACATATACCTTTGCTTGGTGAAGTATTGCAAATAGAGGTTGTGATATGCAATCAGCGAAGCATAGCAGATGGAACAGAGGCACTTTGTATGCTTCTCAAACGTTTGGCATACCCTGTTCATTACTCTGACATGGTGCCAAGATTTGCACGTCCAGTTCCAGTGTTGAGCATGATAACCAATGAAGTTCTTGATCATGTGTATAGAACTCATCAACACCGAATCTGCCAATGGTATCCAGAAGTCATGAATCCACTGGCACTACAGAGATATGCTGATGCAGTAGCTAATAAGGGTGCACCATTACAAAACTGTTTTGGATTTATTGATGGCACCGTTAGACCGATTGCTAGGCCTGACACCAATCAGCGAATTCTTTACAAAGGGCATAAGAGGGTCAATGCGATCAAATTTCAATCAGTTACTTTACCAAACAGTATCATAGGCCATTTGTACGGCCCCACTG AGGGCAGATGCCATGATGCAGGTATGCTTCATGATTCTCAGCTGTATCAGAGCTTAGAGAAGTTTGCCTTTAATCCACTTGGGCAACCAATGTGTCTTTACAGGGACCACACCTATCCCCTGCGCCTCCACCTTAAGAAACCATATCGAAATGTTGCCCTTACACCTGCAATGTAG